In Streptomyces sp. TLI_146, the genomic stretch CCGTCGAGTACAAGCCGTACACGGTCCCGACCCAGTCCATGGAGCCGACGGTCAAGGCGGGCGACCGGGTCCTCGCCCAGCGCATCGACGGCGCCGACGTCAAGCGCGGCGACGTGGTGATCTTCGAGGACAAGGTCTGGGGCAACGTCCCCATGGTCAAGCGCGTGGTCGGCATAGGCGGCGACACCGTCAAGTGCTGCGACCAGGGCGGCAAGCTGACCGTCAACGGCCAGGCGATCGACGAACCGTATCTGCACAACACGGCCCCCTCCACGACCAAGTTCAGCGCCACCGTCCCGAAGGACCAGCTCTTCCTCCTCGGCGACGAGCGCGACGTCTCGCTGGACTCCCGGGTACACCTGGAGGACGCGGCGAACGGCTCGGTGCCGCGCTCGGCCGTCAGCGCGCGCGTGGACGCGGTGGCGTGGCCGCTGGACGGCATGCTGAAGCGCCCGACGGGCTTCAAGGCACTTCCGGGCGGTATCTCGCAGCCGGGGCCGCTGACGCTGATGGTGGGCGCGGTGGTCGCCGGAGCCGTGCTGATCGTGCTGGGCGCGGCGTACGGACCGCTGGCGCGGCGCCTGGGGCGGCGGCGCGGGGCGGGACGGGAGGTGCCGGTTGGGGGGCAGTGAGGCGGGTGGGGCCGGGGGCGGGGCCGAGCCCGGGGCCGGCGAGGCTGGCGGGATCGGTGAGACCGACGGGTCGAGCGGGGCCGGTGGGCCGCTGGGCAGCGAGGCGTCCGGATTTCGCAAGGTCGCCCGGGTCGTACTGCTCGATCCGCAGGACCGCATTCTGCTGATGCACGGCTACGAACCGGACAATCCCGACGACACCTGGTGGTTCACCCCCGGCGGAGGCGTGGAGGGCGACGAGACCCGGGCCGAGGCGGCCCTGCGCGAGCTGGCCGAGGAGACCGGGATCACGGACGTGCAGCTGGGGCCCGTGCTGTGGCGCCGGATGTGCTCGTTCCCCTTCGACGGCCGCCGCTGGGATCAGGA encodes the following:
- the lepB gene encoding signal peptidase I yields the protein MSGTGRTDDGRGRGLGNLLSGLAVAVGCVLFLGGFAWGAVEYKPYTVPTQSMEPTVKAGDRVLAQRIDGADVKRGDVVIFEDKVWGNVPMVKRVVGIGGDTVKCCDQGGKLTVNGQAIDEPYLHNTAPSTTKFSATVPKDQLFLLGDERDVSLDSRVHLEDAANGSVPRSAVSARVDAVAWPLDGMLKRPTGFKALPGGISQPGPLTLMVGAVVAGAVLIVLGAAYGPLARRLGRRRGAGREVPVGGQ
- a CDS encoding NUDIX hydrolase; the encoded protein is MGSEASGFRKVARVVLLDPQDRILLMHGYEPDNPDDTWWFTPGGGVEGDETRAEAALRELAEETGITDVQLGPVLWRRMCSFPFDGRRWDQDEWYFLARTTQTEAAPTGLTELERRSTTGLRWWTSAELSAARETVYPTRLAELLRTLLDEGPPRAPVVLAPEIV